One segment of Xanthomonas oryzae pv. oryzae DNA contains the following:
- a CDS encoding DUF4386 domain-containing protein: MGSRWHQWHCWATASRSIAPIFSGAACLVSDSVIYRSTYLPRTVGVLMLLAGISYLIAAFAQQLAPEFAATINPGILLPVLVGGTTLCLWLLLKGVNRARRDARVSESSA; encoded by the coding sequence ATGGGTTCGCGCTGGCATCAATGGCATTGCTGGGCCACGGCATCGCGTTCAATAGCGCCGATCTTTTCTGGCGCCGCCTGCCTGGTCAGCGACAGTGTGATCTATCGCTCCACCTACCTGCCGCGCACGGTGGGTGTGCTGATGCTGTTGGCCGGTATCAGCTATCTCATCGCCGCATTTGCCCAGCAGTTGGCGCCGGAATTTGCTGCAACGATCAACCCGGGCATCCTGCTGCCGGTGCTGGTTGGCGGAACGACGTTGTGCCTGTGGCTGCTGCTCAAAGGCGTCAATCGCGCGCGCCGGGATGCAAGGGTTTCAGAATCTTCGGCTTAG